In Actinoplanes sp. NBC_00393, a single genomic region encodes these proteins:
- a CDS encoding aminotransferase-like domain-containing protein — MLTLITGAVQDRSARGIAAAVSRLITAGRLPAGGRLPTVRSVASELGVSPTTVSEAWRSLIHAGAIQTRGRSGTFVAGPLPPRERLRYSQLSGVHVSLPRDLSTGVPDPALLPDLSDSLRRIGDGRWAGSYLDAPVLPGLEEVLRERWPYPPERLTVVDGAMDALDRIAGAVLRFGDHVLVENPAFAPLLDLLQAVGATVIGVPMDDGGIDPAALRQMLRDYRPVALFLQPRAHNPTGVSMRLSRAEALAEILLEAPGLLVVEDDHAGDIASAPPVSIGAHLPDRTVHVASFSKSHGPDLRLAAVGGPAHVIDAVADRRLLGPGWSSRLLQGVLLDLLTDTGAIAQVTAARAAYAARRAALLAALHARGVEAVAADGINLWMTVPDQQNALISLAAHGVAAAPGAPFCVTPLPDDHLRVTAGLVAGGYDELAGVLASAAFHTSRGSGRRGLGHPHGWR; from the coding sequence TTGCTCACCCTGATCACCGGGGCGGTCCAGGACCGCAGCGCCCGGGGCATCGCCGCGGCCGTGAGCCGCCTGATCACCGCCGGCCGGCTGCCGGCGGGTGGCCGGCTGCCGACCGTGCGGTCGGTGGCGAGCGAGCTCGGGGTCAGCCCCACCACGGTGAGCGAGGCCTGGCGCAGCCTGATCCACGCCGGGGCGATCCAGACCCGCGGCCGCTCCGGCACGTTCGTCGCCGGGCCGCTGCCGCCGCGCGAACGGCTGCGGTACAGCCAGCTCAGCGGAGTGCACGTGTCGCTGCCCCGGGACCTGTCGACCGGGGTGCCGGATCCGGCGCTGCTGCCCGACCTGAGCGACTCGCTGCGCCGCATCGGCGACGGCCGGTGGGCGGGCAGCTACCTCGACGCGCCGGTGCTGCCGGGGCTGGAGGAGGTGTTGCGGGAGCGGTGGCCGTACCCGCCGGAGCGACTGACCGTGGTGGACGGCGCGATGGACGCCCTCGACCGGATCGCCGGCGCGGTCCTGCGGTTCGGCGATCACGTGCTGGTGGAGAACCCGGCGTTCGCGCCGCTGCTGGACCTGTTGCAGGCGGTCGGCGCGACCGTGATCGGGGTGCCGATGGACGACGGCGGGATCGATCCGGCGGCGCTGCGGCAGATGCTGCGCGACTACCGGCCGGTCGCGCTGTTCCTGCAGCCCCGGGCGCACAACCCGACCGGCGTCAGCATGCGGCTCTCCCGTGCCGAGGCGCTCGCCGAGATCCTCCTCGAGGCGCCCGGTCTGCTGGTCGTCGAGGACGATCACGCCGGTGACATCGCGTCGGCGCCGCCGGTCAGCATCGGGGCGCACCTGCCGGACCGGACCGTGCACGTGGCCAGCTTCTCCAAGAGCCACGGACCCGACCTGCGGCTGGCCGCCGTCGGGGGACCGGCGCACGTGATCGACGCGGTCGCCGACCGGCGCCTGCTCGGGCCGGGCTGGTCGAGCCGTCTGCTGCAGGGGGTCCTGCTCGACCTGCTCACCGACACCGGTGCGATCGCGCAGGTGACCGCGGCCCGGGCGGCCTACGCGGCCCGCCGGGCGGCGCTGCTGGCCGCGCTGCACGCGCGCGGTGTCGAGGCCGTCGCTGCCGACGGGATCAACCTCTGGATGACCGTCCCCGACCAGCAGAACGCGCTGATCTCGCTGGCCGCGCACGGGGTGGCGGCCGCACCAGGCGCGCCGTTCTGCGTGACCCCGCTGCCCGACGACCATCTGCGGGTGACCGCCGGCCTGGTCGCCGGCGGCTACGACGAACTGGCCGGCGTGCTCGCGTCGGCGGCGTTCCACACCAGCCGCGGCAGCGGCCGGCGCGGCCTGGGCCACCCCCACGGCTGGCGCTGA
- a CDS encoding sugar phosphate isomerase/epimerase family protein: MSQSLSRRGLLGAAAAAGAAGALAGPAAAATAGGGGSIHRVPRDKISVQLYTLRNQLAIDLEASLAELAEIGYTRVEHAGFVGRTAAQFRAALDAAGLRATSGHAGIPQPFDADAWKRTLDDAAIVGNKYIVHPYFGAGPNGPIRDAAVYRAFARDLNRAGELARRAGLSFGYHNHQNEFFRQSGTNVTGFDILTGDTDPRLVHLEVDLFWAFRGASDPVDLIKKHRGRIKQVHVKDLNENGSFADPGAGLIDFGRIFERSREAGLVEYIVERDDAGSPPRTPADALVTAKVGYDFLAGLRF, translated from the coding sequence ATGTCGCAGTCACTCAGTCGCCGGGGACTCCTCGGCGCAGCCGCGGCGGCCGGAGCCGCCGGCGCGCTGGCCGGGCCGGCCGCAGCAGCGACCGCGGGCGGGGGAGGCTCCATCCACCGCGTGCCGCGTGACAAGATCAGCGTCCAGCTCTACACCCTGCGCAACCAGCTCGCCATCGACCTCGAGGCGAGCCTCGCCGAACTCGCCGAGATCGGTTACACCCGGGTCGAGCACGCCGGGTTCGTCGGCCGCACCGCGGCCCAGTTCCGCGCCGCGCTCGACGCCGCGGGCCTGCGGGCCACGTCCGGCCACGCCGGCATCCCACAGCCGTTCGACGCCGACGCCTGGAAGCGGACCCTGGACGACGCCGCGATCGTCGGCAACAAGTACATCGTGCATCCGTATTTCGGGGCCGGCCCGAACGGGCCGATCCGCGACGCGGCCGTCTACCGCGCCTTCGCCCGCGACCTGAACCGCGCCGGCGAGCTGGCCCGCCGGGCCGGCCTGAGCTTCGGATACCACAACCACCAGAACGAGTTCTTCCGTCAGTCCGGCACGAACGTGACCGGTTTCGACATCCTGACCGGCGACACCGACCCGCGGCTCGTGCACCTCGAGGTGGACCTGTTCTGGGCGTTCCGCGGCGCCAGCGACCCGGTCGACCTGATCAAGAAGCACCGCGGCCGGATCAAGCAGGTGCACGTCAAGGACCTCAACGAGAACGGCAGCTTCGCCGACCCCGGCGCCGGCCTGATCGATTTCGGCCGGATCTTCGAGCGCTCGCGGGAGGCGGGCCTCGTCGAGTACATCGTGGAGCGTGACGACGCGGGCAGCCCGCCGCGCACCCCCGCCGACGCCCTCGTGACCGCGAAGGTCGGCTACGACTTCCTGGCCGGGCTGCGGTTCTGA
- a CDS encoding nitrilase-related carbon-nitrogen hydrolase, translated as MTTGVVRAALVQTTWTGDKESMIKAHEDYARDAAAQGAKVICFQELFYGPYFCQVQDAAYYEYAESIPGPTTERFQALAAELGMVMVLPMYEQEQPGVLYNTAAVVDADGSYLGKYRKNHIPQVKGFWEKFYFRPGNLGYPVFDTAVGKVGVYICYDRHFPEGWRALGLNGAQIVFNPSATSRGLSAYLWQLEQPASAVANEYFIGAINRVGVEPLGDNDFYGQTYFVDPEGKFVGDVGDTHNAELIVRDLDLSLLETVRNRWQFYRDRRPDSYDGLVTP; from the coding sequence ATGACGACCGGAGTCGTCCGCGCCGCCCTCGTCCAGACAACGTGGACGGGCGACAAGGAATCCATGATCAAGGCGCACGAGGACTACGCCCGTGACGCCGCCGCCCAGGGCGCGAAGGTGATCTGCTTCCAGGAGCTGTTCTACGGCCCGTACTTCTGCCAGGTGCAGGACGCGGCCTACTACGAATACGCGGAATCCATCCCCGGCCCGACCACCGAACGCTTCCAGGCTCTCGCGGCCGAGCTCGGCATGGTCATGGTCCTGCCGATGTACGAGCAGGAGCAGCCGGGCGTGCTCTACAACACCGCTGCCGTGGTCGACGCCGACGGCAGCTACCTCGGCAAGTACCGCAAGAACCACATCCCGCAGGTCAAGGGCTTCTGGGAGAAGTTCTACTTCCGGCCCGGCAACCTCGGCTACCCGGTGTTCGACACCGCGGTCGGCAAGGTCGGCGTCTACATCTGCTACGACCGGCACTTCCCCGAAGGCTGGCGGGCGCTCGGCCTGAACGGCGCGCAGATCGTCTTCAACCCGTCGGCGACCAGCCGCGGCCTGTCGGCGTACCTGTGGCAGCTGGAGCAGCCGGCCAGCGCCGTGGCGAACGAGTACTTCATCGGCGCGATCAACCGGGTCGGCGTGGAGCCGCTGGGCGACAACGACTTCTACGGGCAGACGTATTTCGTCGACCCGGAAGGCAAGTTCGTCGGCGACGTCGGCGACACGCACAACGCCGAGCTGATCGTCCGTGACCTGGACCTGAGCCTGCTCGAGACGGTCCGCAACCGGTGGCAGTTCTACCGCGACCGCCGGCCGGACAGCTACGACGGGCTGGTGACGCCGTGA
- a CDS encoding aspartate aminotransferase family protein yields the protein MSLLDRHRAVMPGWMPVYYGDDALEIVSGSGRRVTDAGGRTYLDFFGGVLTTMIGYDIAEVSDAVRRQVDTGVAHTSTLYLIRQQVELAEKIARVSGIPDARVFFTNSGSEANESALLFACNVRRSNQILAIKNGYHGRTFATMAITGHRSWSSSSLTPLTVNWLSSADRLRGRMAGLADGDLIDAAVDDLREVLATVTAGDVAALIAEPIQGVGGFVHGPDGLLGAYRKVLAEHGILLIADEVQTGWGRTGEHFWGYQAHGVTPDLITFAKGIGNGFALGGVVGRAEVMNAVPAISFSTFGGNPVSAAAGNAVLDYVLDHDLQGNARRVGEILLGGLRALSAPILAEVRGRGLMIGLEFVRPGTTEPDPASTVRVFDLCREGGLLVGKGGLYGNVLRLGPPLTLTEEEAREGLAVLTDAITTADAEARVG from the coding sequence ATGAGTCTTCTCGACCGGCACCGGGCGGTCATGCCCGGCTGGATGCCCGTGTACTACGGCGACGACGCCCTGGAGATCGTCTCCGGCAGTGGCCGCCGGGTCACCGACGCCGGCGGCCGCACCTATCTGGACTTCTTCGGCGGCGTGCTGACCACGATGATCGGGTACGACATCGCCGAGGTCAGCGACGCGGTCCGCCGGCAGGTCGACACCGGGGTCGCGCACACCTCGACGCTCTACCTGATCCGGCAGCAGGTCGAGCTGGCCGAGAAGATCGCCCGGGTCTCCGGCATCCCGGACGCGCGGGTGTTCTTCACCAACTCCGGCAGCGAGGCCAACGAGTCCGCGCTGCTGTTCGCCTGCAACGTGCGCCGCTCCAACCAGATCCTGGCGATCAAGAACGGCTACCACGGGCGGACCTTCGCCACCATGGCGATCACCGGGCACCGCAGCTGGTCGTCGAGTTCGCTCACCCCGCTCACGGTCAACTGGCTGTCGTCGGCCGACCGGTTGCGCGGGCGGATGGCCGGGCTCGCCGACGGCGACCTGATCGACGCGGCGGTCGACGATCTGCGCGAGGTGCTCGCGACGGTCACCGCCGGGGACGTGGCAGCGCTGATCGCGGAGCCGATCCAGGGGGTGGGCGGGTTCGTGCACGGGCCGGACGGGCTGCTCGGGGCGTACCGCAAGGTCCTCGCCGAGCACGGCATCCTGCTCATCGCCGACGAGGTGCAGACCGGCTGGGGACGCACCGGCGAGCACTTCTGGGGCTACCAGGCGCACGGCGTGACGCCCGATCTGATCACCTTCGCCAAGGGCATCGGCAACGGCTTCGCGCTCGGCGGCGTGGTGGGCCGGGCCGAGGTGATGAACGCGGTGCCGGCGATCAGCTTCTCCACCTTCGGCGGCAACCCGGTGAGCGCGGCGGCCGGCAACGCGGTCCTCGACTACGTCCTCGATCACGATCTGCAGGGCAACGCGAGGCGCGTCGGCGAGATCCTGCTGGGCGGCCTGCGCGCGCTGTCGGCGCCGATCCTCGCCGAGGTACGCGGACGCGGGCTCATGATCGGACTGGAGTTCGTCCGCCCCGGCACCACCGAGCCGGATCCGGCCAGCACGGTGCGGGTGTTCGACCTGTGCCGGGAAGGCGGTCTGCTGGTCGGCAAGGGCGGCCTGTACGGCAACGTGCTCCGCCTCGGCCCGCCGCTGACCCTGACCGAGGAGGAGGCACGCGAGGGCCTCGCCGTCCTCACCGACGCGATCACCACCGCTGATGCCGAGGCACGCGTGGGGTGA